Part of the Tetragenococcus koreensis genome, TAGAAATAACTTATTTCCCAGTCTCTCAAAAGAACAAGACTCAATCTTTTTTGTCTTCATCAATTTCTTCATCATTTAAGCGTTCTACTTCTTTGATGAATCCTTCGCTGATTTTTTCTAGTTCTTCTTCAGTTGATACAGCACTATCAGGTATTTCATCCACATCGGCAAATATTTCAATATGTTGGTGTAGATTTTCAAACGTCATAGGTGCATCGCCGCCATATTCACCATCTAAATTAATCATTAACCGTTTTTGCGATTGCGGAACAGCAACTTCTAATTTTGTGGTTTTAGTGTAAATAATCCGTGGATCTTTTACATGTTTACCGTTTCTAAGCATAATTGCTACAAGATGTAAAATCTCGAAAATATTGGCAGTTTTTACGATAATCAAAGAAAATTTACCATCATCAAGTTTTGCGTCAGGGACAATTTGTTCAAATCCACCAACTGAATTGGTCAGCCCTAAAAAGAACATCGATGCCTTGCCATCATATTCGCCTTCATCAAATTTAAGATGCATTTTGATAGGCCTAATTTGTGGCAACAATTCTGCACCTTTAGCTAAATAAGCCAGATAACCAAACACTCGCTTCAAATCTGAAGGAACTTCGTAAGTTAGTTCGGTTAAATGTCCACCTGCTGCGATGTTAATAAAATAGTTTTCGGGCGTTTTTCCGATATCCATTTTGATTGTTTGATTTTTTAAAATTACTTCAGCTGCAGCTTTTACGCTATCGCGTGGAATTTTCAACGCTCTGGCATAATCGTTGGTAGTTCCCCCTGGAATAATCGCCATTTTAGGACGATTAATTAAAGGAGCTATTCCATTAACTACCTCATTGATAGTTCCATCACCACCAGCTGCCACAATTAAATCAAAACCAGCTTGGCCTGCTCGTCTAGCTTCATTTTTGGCAGAATAAGGGATCGAAGTAGTTGCAAACGCACTTGCTTCATATCCTGCCTTTTCTAGAACAGCTAGGATATCTGCTAAGTTTCTTTTTATTAATTCTTTTCCTGAAGTTGGATTATAAATTACCCGCGCTCTTTCCATGATTACCTCTTATCGTTTCTCTAATTCTTCTTTTAACAATTTGTTTACAACGCCTGGATTAGCCTTTCCTTTGGTTGCTTTCATTATTTGACCAACTAGAAATCCTATCGCTTTATCTTTTCCGTTTTTAAAGTCATCAATCGATTGTTGATTATTGTCCAAAACGTCATTAATAATTGGCAATAGCTGTGCTGGATCTGATAATTGGATCCATCCATTGGCTTCTACAATTTCTTTTGCATGGCCGCCTTTTTCGATTAGTTCTTGAAAGACTTTTTTAGCGATTTTTGAACTAATTGTACCGTCACTAACTAATTGTATCATGCCTGCTAAATTACTTGGTGTCAACTGGGTATCGGCTAGCTCTAATTTTTCGCTGTTTAAGTAGGCTGAGACATCACCCATCAGCCAATTTGAGACTTGTTTAGCATCAACACCTTGTTGCAAGGTTTCTTCAAAGAAATCAGACATCTCTTTTGATAAGGTTAATACCATCGCATCGTATTCTGGTAATTCAAATTCGTTAATATAACGTTCACGACGCTCTTTGGGCATTTCTGGCAATCTTTCTTTTACTTTATTGATCCACGCATCATCAATTTCAAAACGCGGAATATCTGGCTCAGGGAAATAACGGTAGTCAGAAGAACCTTCTTTTACACGCATCAATACAGTTTTTCCTGATGCTTCATCAAAACGACGCGTTTCTTGTTGTAATGAACCGCCGGATAATAAAAGTTTTGCTTGGCGTTTTTCTTCAAAAGCCAAACCCTTTCTGACAAAGTTAAGCGAGTTTAGATTCTTCAATTCTGTTTTGATCCCAAACTCTTCTTGACCTAATGGTCGTAATGAAATATTGGCATCACAACGCATTGAACCTTCTTCCATTTTTACATCAGAAACCCCTGTAAATTGAATAATTGAACGCAAAGCATCCAAATAAGCATATGCTTCTTCTGGTGAACGCATGTCTGCTTCTGAAACTATTTCAATTAACGGTGTTCCTTGCCGATTCAAATCAACGTAAGAATATCCTCCGATACCGTGCATATTTTTCCCAGCATCTTCTTCCAGATGGACACGTTCAATACGGATTTTTTTCTTTTGGCCTTCTACTTCAATTTCAATCCAACCATCATGTCCGATGGGTTCGTCAAGTTGGGAAATTTGATAAGCTTTTGGATTATCTGGATAGAAGTAGTTTTTGCGATCAAAATGAGTTTCTTGTGAAATATCACAGTTCAGTGCTAAAGCAGCTTCCATTCCGTATTCCAAGGCGGATTTATTCATAACAGGTAAAACGCCAGGATAGCCCCAATCGATAACATTCGTATTACTGTTAGGTTCTGCCCCAAAATGAGCAGGAGCGGGAGAAAAAATCTTCGTATTGGTTTTTAATTCTACATGGACTTCAAGTCCAATCACAGTTTCGAAGTTCATTTATTTGCTCCTTTCAATATTTCAGGTTTCTTAGCATGAAAATCAGTTACTTGTTCAAAAGAATACGCTGCTTTATACATTGTATCTTCGGCGAAATGATTACCAATTAATTGCAGACCTACCGGTAAATCATTGGAAAAACCACAAGGAATGGACATGCCGGGAAGACCAGCTAAATTCACTGGGATGGTTAGAATATCACTGGTATACATAGTCACTGGATCATCAATTTTTTCACCTATACCATATGCAACAGTAGGTGTTGTTGGACCGATAATCAAATCATAGTCAGCAAATACTTTTTTAAAGTCTTCTCTGATTAATGTACGAACTTGTGCCGCTTTTTTGAAATACGCATCAAAATAACCCGCACTCAAGGAAAATGTCCCTAACATAATCCGGCGTTTGACTTCATCGCCAAAGCCTTCACTACGTGTGTTAACATACACATCTTCCAAAGTTGCTGCGTTTTCACTACGATAGCCGTAACGAATACCGTCAAACCGTTGTAGATTAGAACTTGCTTCTGAAGAGGCAATGATGTAATAAACAGCCACGCCATGTTTTGAATGAGGTAGACTAACCTCTTCTACTGTAGCACCTAGCGACCGAAAAGTATCAGCTGCTTTTAAAACAGCGTCTTTAACCTCAGCATTCACGCCTTTATCCAAATATTCTTTTGGTAAAGCAATTTTCATCCCTTTAATATCGTCACCTAAATTGGCAGTAAAATCTGGCACACTGCTGCCAGAAGAAGTACTATCTTTTGGATCAAAGCCACTAATTGCGTTTAATGCTAGCGCATTGTCCTTAACACTACGCGTAAGTGGACCAATTTGGTCTAAAGAAGAACCAAAAGCGATTAATCCAAAACGAGACACGCGACCATAAGTTGGTTTCATGCCGACAATACCATTAAAAGCTGCTGGTTGGCGGATGGAGCCACCGGTATCACTACCTAAGGAAAGTGGGATTTGGCCGCTAGCTACTGCTGCTGCTGAACCGCCTGAAGAACCGCCTGGAACTTTCGTTTGATCCCAAGCGTTTTTTGTTTCTTTAAAATAAGAATTTTCCGTGCTACCACCCATAGCAAACTCGTCCATATTTAATTTACCAACAGCAATCATATCAGATTGATAAACTTTTTCCATTACTGTGGCGTCATAGATCGGTTCAAAGTTATATAACATTTTTGAGGCAGCTGTTGTCAAAAGATCTTTAGTGACAATATTATCTTTGATTCCAATAGGAATACCTGCTAAAATATTTTCTTCGGTAATTCCTTTTTCATCAATCGCTTTAGCCATTGCTAAAGCTTTCTCTTCATTTAAGGTAATGAATGAGTCAATCGCTGATTCTGTTTCATTGATCCGATCAAAAGTTTCTTGAATTAATTCAACGGCTGTAATTTCTTTTGAAACAAGTAAATCATGTAATTCTTCCAAACTTTTATCATAGAAATTTGCCATTATGCGCCACCTTCCTTGTCATCAATAATAGCTGGCACTTTGATAAAGCCGTTTTCTGATTCCGGCGCATTTTTCATTAAAGCATCTCGGCTAGTACCCTTTACCGCTTTGTCTTCTCTTATCACATTGATTTCATCAGTGATATTGGATGTAAGTGCAACGTCTGTTGTGTCCACTTCTTCTAGTGTTTCAAACATATCAATAATTTCACCTAATTGTTCGGTAAATTGATGTAACTCATCTTCTGAAAAAGATAGTTTTGCTAATTTGGCTACATGGTCTACTTGTTCTTCACGAATCGCCATAATATCCCCCTCAATTATTCTTAATTATTTATTTACAGGTTGTTTTCACTGTATTATATCACTTTATTGAAAATCATTGAATAATTATCATGAAAGTTTTAGATTTGTTATTTATTTTTTTACTTATACAGAACTGTTCTCAAATGCCTCAATCATTTGATCTTCATTCCATACCGTAACACCTAGCTCTTGTGCTTTGCTTAATTTACTACCGGCATCTTCGCCAGCTACAACGATATCTGTACTTTGAGAGACACTGCCAGTTACTTTGCCACCTAGACCTTCAATTTGATTTTTAGCTTCGGGCCGTGTATAACGATTTAATTTACCCGTTAAAACCACCGTCTTATCTTTAAAAGGAGATTCGATTTTTTCCATTTCGCTAGATGTCTTTCCTAAGTAATCAAAATTAACGCCCGCTTTTTCTAATTTAGTAAGCAATTCATGCACTTCTTTTTTAGAAAAATAAGTAACTACGCTGTCTGCGATCGTCTGTCCAAGAGTATAAAGTGAGTTAATCTCTTCAGCTGAAGCTTTTTTTAAAGCATGAACCGTTTTAAAATGTTCAAGTAAAATTTTAGCTGCTTTGCCGCCTACATGCCAAATGCCTAATCCAAAGACTAAGCGGTCACTGGAGCGCCCTTTACTTTCAGAAATAGCAGTTAATATGTTATTGGCCGATTTTTCTTTGATCTTATCAAGCGTTAGCAAATCATCTTGTTTCAGATAATATAAATCTGCCACATCTTTAACTAAGCCTTTTTCATACATCTGATTTAATATTCGTGGGCCTAAACCATCGATATTCATCGCATTTCTTGAAACAAAGTGGTTAAGTCCTTCTTTGATTTGGGCTGGGCATTTCGGATTAATACAACGCAAAGCGACTTCTTCATCTAAATGAACCAAATGACTACCACAGATTGGACAATTTTCTGGTGCATGGTAAGGTTCGCTTTCGTCACTACGCTCTTCAAAAATCACATGCGATACTTCCGGAATAATATCACCAGCTTTATAAATCACCACTTTGTCGTTTATCCGAATGTCTTTTTCCTGAATATAATCATCATTATGCAAGCTAGCGCGACTTACCGTCGTTCCTGCTACTTTTACTGGATCCATAACCGCAGTAGGCGTTAAAACGCCAGTACGCCCAATCGTCCATTCAATATCTTTAACCACTGTTTGAGCCTCTTCTGGCGGAAATTTATATGCGATTGCCCAACGCGGTGCTTTAACAGTATAGCCTAAGTCTTCTTGTTGCTCAAAAGTATTCACTTTAATCACTACACCGTCAATTTCATAAGATAAATCCGTTCGTTTTTCTTGAAATTCTGCAATATAATCCCAAACTTCATCAATTGAATGGCACAGTCTACGTTCTTGGTTTGTTTGAAAGCCTAAATCTTCTAGTTCTTGTAAAGCATCAAATTGCGAGGATGAATCCAAAGGAGCGGTATCAGCAACTGAATATAAAAAGGTACTTAGATTACGCTTGGCGGTCACTTTGGAGTCTAATTGTCGTAAACTTCCAGCCGCAGCGTTTCTAGGGTTTGCAAAGACATCTTGCCCTTCTTCTTCTCTTTGTTGATTTAAACGCATAAAAGATCTTTTGGGCATGTAGCACTCTCCTCGAGCTTCGAGGGTCACTGATTTTTTTAATTTTAATGGGATTGAGCGGACAGTTTTGAGATTTTCGGTAATGTCTTCTCCCACTGAACCATCACCTCGAGTTGCCCCTTGTACTAATTTCCCATCTTCATAACGCAAAGAAATAGAGAGCCCATCAATTTTTAGTTCACATGTATAAGTAACTTGATGCCCTAAAGCTTTTTGTACACGTTGATCAAATGCAGTAATGTCTTCTTTATTAAAAACATCGTTCAAACTATACAAAGGGACATCATGGACAACTTTTTTAAATCCTTCAAGTACAGGACCACCTACCCGTTGTGTAGGAGAATCTTCAGCAACTAATTCAGGATGCTTGTTTTCAATTTCAACCAGTTCTTGGTATAAAGAATCGTAGACAAAGTCTTCAACACTAGGTGCATCTTTTACATAGTATTCATAAGAATATTGGTTCAATTGTTCTCTTAGTTCTCGTGCTCTGTTAACAACTGACTCTTCGACCACTTTGGTTTACCTCCTTTATTCTACTTTTTCAATTGGCGCAAAAGCTGCCAAAAACCGTTTAATTCCCATGTTTGGAAAAGCAATATCGAGTTCTATATCCCGTTGGTCGCCACTGACTTTTACTACAGTCCCCATACCCCATTTTTTATGTTTTGCTTTATCTCCAATCTGCCAATCTTTAATTTCAGCAGCTGCAGGTCGTTTGGAAGAGACAGTTTTACTTCCGTTATCCTTTTTAGTTGCCAACCGATTACTACTTTCGCGGTTTCCCGAAATTCGTTGGTTCTTGTAAACTACTGGATGATCAGAGGTCAATAATTCTGAGTCGATTTCTTCGACAAAACGAGAAGGATGATTATATTGCGTTTTACCGTACAGCATCCTGGAAAAAGCGTTCGTTAGATATAATTTTTCTTCTGCACGTGTAATCCCTACATAAGCTAAGCGCCGCTCTTCTTCCAGTTCACTTTCTTCCATTAAAGCACGGGAAAGTGGGAAAATATTTTCTTCCATCCCAATCAAAAAAACGACCGGAAATTCTAAGCCTTTTGCTGCATGTAAGGTCATCAAAGTGACTTCTGAGCTTTCTTCTTCGTATTGATCAACATCAGATAATAAAGATAAATCATTAAGAAAGACCGTTAATTTGTTTTCAGGGGCTTCTTTTTCTTCATCGGCTAAATTGTCATATTGTTTATCAAAATCTTGTGTAACTGTTAGAAACTCGTCCAAGTTTTCCAGACGTGCTTGAGCTTCTAAGGTGTCTTGAGCTTTTAATTCATCATAATAGCCGCTTTTTTGCAGTACCTCTTCAGTCAGCTCAGTCATTGATAGATAAGGAATCATTTGATGGAAATCAACCATCATATCGCCGAAAGCTTTCAATTTTTTCATTACTTTGCCACTTATATTTGATAACTCAACATTTTCTGTTGCTTCCAAAAGCGGCATGCCGTTAAAGTCAGCAAAATCACTTAATTTTTCCATCGTTCCAGGGCCAATTCCACGTTTAGGTACATTAATAATACGCGCTAAACTTAGCGAGTCAGCAGGATTAGCAATCGCGTTTAAGTAAGCTAAAATGTCTTTAATTTCTTTACGATCGTAGAATTTATGACCACCGACCATGGTATAAGGAATATTGGCCTTTAGTAGCATTTCTTCGACTACCCGCGACTGTGCATTCGTGCGGTATAGGACTGCAA contains:
- a CDS encoding diacylglycerol kinase gives rise to the protein MERARVIYNPTSGKELIKRNLADILAVLEKAGYEASAFATTSIPYSAKNEARRAGQAGFDLIVAAGGDGTINEVVNGIAPLINRPKMAIIPGGTTNDYARALKIPRDSVKAAAEVILKNQTIKMDIGKTPENYFINIAAGGHLTELTYEVPSDLKRVFGYLAYLAKGAELLPQIRPIKMHLKFDEGEYDGKASMFFLGLTNSVGGFEQIVPDAKLDDGKFSLIIVKTANIFEILHLVAIMLRNGKHVKDPRIIYTKTTKLEVAVPQSQKRLMINLDGEYGGDAPMTFENLHQHIEIFADVDEIPDSAVSTEEELEKISEGFIKEVERLNDEEIDEDKKD
- the gatB gene encoding Asp-tRNA(Asn)/Glu-tRNA(Gln) amidotransferase subunit GatB, with translation MNFETVIGLEVHVELKTNTKIFSPAPAHFGAEPNSNTNVIDWGYPGVLPVMNKSALEYGMEAALALNCDISQETHFDRKNYFYPDNPKAYQISQLDEPIGHDGWIEIEVEGQKKKIRIERVHLEEDAGKNMHGIGGYSYVDLNRQGTPLIEIVSEADMRSPEEAYAYLDALRSIIQFTGVSDVKMEEGSMRCDANISLRPLGQEEFGIKTELKNLNSLNFVRKGLAFEEKRQAKLLLSGGSLQQETRRFDEASGKTVLMRVKEGSSDYRYFPEPDIPRFEIDDAWINKVKERLPEMPKERRERYINEFELPEYDAMVLTLSKEMSDFFEETLQQGVDAKQVSNWLMGDVSAYLNSEKLELADTQLTPSNLAGMIQLVSDGTISSKIAKKVFQELIEKGGHAKEIVEANGWIQLSDPAQLLPIINDVLDNNQQSIDDFKNGKDKAIGFLVGQIMKATKGKANPGVVNKLLKEELEKR
- the gatA gene encoding Asp-tRNA(Asn)/Glu-tRNA(Gln) amidotransferase subunit GatA; translation: MANFYDKSLEELHDLLVSKEITAVELIQETFDRINETESAIDSFITLNEEKALAMAKAIDEKGITEENILAGIPIGIKDNIVTKDLLTTAASKMLYNFEPIYDATVMEKVYQSDMIAVGKLNMDEFAMGGSTENSYFKETKNAWDQTKVPGGSSGGSAAAVASGQIPLSLGSDTGGSIRQPAAFNGIVGMKPTYGRVSRFGLIAFGSSLDQIGPLTRSVKDNALALNAISGFDPKDSTSSGSSVPDFTANLGDDIKGMKIALPKEYLDKGVNAEVKDAVLKAADTFRSLGATVEEVSLPHSKHGVAVYYIIASSEASSNLQRFDGIRYGYRSENAATLEDVYVNTRSEGFGDEVKRRIMLGTFSLSAGYFDAYFKKAAQVRTLIREDFKKVFADYDLIIGPTTPTVAYGIGEKIDDPVTMYTSDILTIPVNLAGLPGMSIPCGFSNDLPVGLQLIGNHFAEDTMYKAAYSFEQVTDFHAKKPEILKGANK
- the gatC gene encoding Asp-tRNA(Asn)/Glu-tRNA(Gln) amidotransferase subunit GatC, which encodes MAIREEQVDHVAKLAKLSFSEDELHQFTEQLGEIIDMFETLEEVDTTDVALTSNITDEINVIREDKAVKGTSRDALMKNAPESENGFIKVPAIIDDKEGGA
- the ligA gene encoding NAD-dependent DNA ligase LigA: MVEESVVNRARELREQLNQYSYEYYVKDAPSVEDFVYDSLYQELVEIENKHPELVAEDSPTQRVGGPVLEGFKKVVHDVPLYSLNDVFNKEDITAFDQRVQKALGHQVTYTCELKIDGLSISLRYEDGKLVQGATRGDGSVGEDITENLKTVRSIPLKLKKSVTLEARGECYMPKRSFMRLNQQREEEGQDVFANPRNAAAGSLRQLDSKVTAKRNLSTFLYSVADTAPLDSSSQFDALQELEDLGFQTNQERRLCHSIDEVWDYIAEFQEKRTDLSYEIDGVVIKVNTFEQQEDLGYTVKAPRWAIAYKFPPEEAQTVVKDIEWTIGRTGVLTPTAVMDPVKVAGTTVSRASLHNDDYIQEKDIRINDKVVIYKAGDIIPEVSHVIFEERSDESEPYHAPENCPICGSHLVHLDEEVALRCINPKCPAQIKEGLNHFVSRNAMNIDGLGPRILNQMYEKGLVKDVADLYYLKQDDLLTLDKIKEKSANNILTAISESKGRSSDRLVFGLGIWHVGGKAAKILLEHFKTVHALKKASAEEINSLYTLGQTIADSVVTYFSKKEVHELLTKLEKAGVNFDYLGKTSSEMEKIESPFKDKTVVLTGKLNRYTRPEAKNQIEGLGGKVTGSVSQSTDIVVAGEDAGSKLSKAQELGVTVWNEDQMIEAFENSSV
- the pcrA gene encoding DNA helicase PcrA codes for the protein MPSQKELLANMNQRQAEAITTTEGPLLLMAGAGSGKTRVLTHRIAFLIEEKSVNPWNILAITFTNKAAKEMKGRVRELLGKQAEDIWVSTFHSMCVRILRRDVEQIGYSQNFTIIDAAEQRTLMKNVLKMLNIDPKKYDPRAILGNISNAKNALLTPEDYQKMQGSYFEEIVGRCYEVYQKELHKNQCMDFDDLIMNTITLFDKSPEVLQFYQNKFQYIHVDEYQDTNHAQYILVNLLAKRLKNLCVVGDADQSIYGWRGADMQNILDFEKDYPEAQTILLEQNYRSTQNILQAANQVITNNQNRKDKNLWTDNTAGQAITYYRGDSERDEAQFIIENIQQTMEAEGKKYGDFAVLYRTNAQSRVVEEMLLKANIPYTMVGGHKFYDRKEIKDILAYLNAIANPADSLSLARIINVPKRGIGPGTMEKLSDFADFNGMPLLEATENVELSNISGKVMKKLKAFGDMMVDFHQMIPYLSMTELTEEVLQKSGYYDELKAQDTLEAQARLENLDEFLTVTQDFDKQYDNLADEEKEAPENKLTVFLNDLSLLSDVDQYEEESSEVTLMTLHAAKGLEFPVVFLIGMEENIFPLSRALMEESELEEERRLAYVGITRAEEKLYLTNAFSRMLYGKTQYNHPSRFVEEIDSELLTSDHPVVYKNQRISGNRESSNRLATKKDNGSKTVSSKRPAAAEIKDWQIGDKAKHKKWGMGTVVKVSGDQRDIELDIAFPNMGIKRFLAAFAPIEKVE